The following coding sequences lie in one Planctomycetota bacterium genomic window:
- a CDS encoding PA14 domain-containing protein — protein PPISRQDVAALPVWGQPVKPEELPASFRRRDPVRLLKPRDPENPTLPIKGLAYEYFEGTFEKLPDFGALTPARTGTCETFDLSKRGRDAAYAFRFTGYVDVPRDGVYTFTLSSNDGSKLFIGRDEVADNDHFHGVAEASGEIALKAGKHPIMVVYFQHGGNQVLEVFWEGPELPRQKIPASALFHTPAR, from the coding sequence CCGCCCATCTCCCGCCAGGACGTGGCCGCCCTGCCCGTCTGGGGCCAGCCCGTCAAACCCGAAGAACTTCCGGCCTCCTTCCGGCGCCGGGACCCCGTCCGCCTCCTCAAGCCGCGCGATCCGGAAAATCCCACCCTGCCGATCAAGGGGCTGGCCTACGAATACTTCGAGGGGACCTTCGAAAAGCTCCCCGACTTCGGAGCCCTCACGCCCGCGCGCACGGGCACCTGCGAAACCTTCGACCTCTCCAAGCGCGGCCGCGACGCCGCCTACGCGTTCCGCTTCACCGGCTACGTCGACGTCCCCCGCGACGGCGTGTACACCTTCACGCTCTCGTCCAACGACGGCTCGAAACTCTTCATCGGCCGGGACGAAGTCGCCGACAACGACCACTTCCACGGCGTCGCGGAAGCCTCGGGCGAAATCGCCCTCAAGGCCGGCAAGCACCCCATCATGGTCGTTTACTTCCAGCACGGCGGCAACCAGGTGCTCGAGGTCTTCTGGGAGGGCCCCGAGCTGCCCCGCCA